The window aagTCGCCATGTAAATAAATATCAGGGTCACAGCCATGAGAGGGCAAACTTCCAGAGGGGGGACTGAACTGAATTCAAAACTGAAGAACTTGCTCAACAAATGGGGAAACTTGTCGACAGGAACAGATGCTGAACAGGACACGATCTGACCATGAACAGGACCTACACTATAGAGACTTGCCAATTCAACTACAAATCTAAAGAATTCGACTGAGAGAGAATCAAAAATGATCCAGTGTTCACTGAAgcagtaaaaactgaaatgaccaaaaaccaTTAATTGTCGAAAGAATATGAACTGATCTGGGATGTCACTTTATTGTATCAAGCAAGACATGGGTTACATTGTACGGCTTCTCAGGGTGAATGAACCATTATCAAAAAGGCCTTAATGTCATGAGCAGATGTACAAACGGTAttactgtttgttgttcttgACAGATGACACACAGGACTCAACACCCTGTGTCACTCTTTGCTTTGTGGAGACCAGTGCCTTTGGATGTGCTTACATTGGAGGGATGAGGTGCTTGAGAGTTAACTGTGTTCAAGGCACAGCAGGGCTGCTCCcactcagctcacacacacattcattcatccaaAAATACTCATCCAAACACACCCATACAGTACACAGATGCAGGGGAGCACTGGCCAAAAGTCCAAGACAtcagatgaaaagaggagaggagagaatcAGACCAGGACCAGTGGAGCCTCCcatcacactgcagacagatgacagactgGAGGCGGAGTGATGGATCATTTAGCATTCTTTAGGTTGTTTGAAAGCCAGTCGAGACCCTCGTAGAGACCATCACCACTAGTGGCGCACGTGGCCTGGATATACCAGGTACGATTGCGCAGAGAGTGCAAGCTCAACTTGTCTGTGATCTCAGCTGCATTCATGGCATTGGGCAGGTcctgaaagagcagaaaacacaacatttaattaccaagaagaagaagaaaaatagcACATAACACTCCCTTTCAGCTTTGCacagattgcttttttttattgtgactTGACAACTGACAAAACTGATCTGCATCAGTGTTCTTATTCACCATTTTAAAATTGTAATAATGCAACTCCTTAAAAATGTTTACTAACAATGTAAATTAAACATGCACAAGCCTATAAAGACAGTCTGGGTGTTATACACTGTTGTTCCAGACTAATATTATCTTACTGCTTTGATTCCGATCCGAACAGTCATTTAAATGCTGGATATCGGTTTGATACAGAGTCTCATATTTACTTAAACATTGATTAAATTTGAGTGGTCTTTATCGTCTCCCATAGGAGACATTTGTCTTGGGCACTGAGAGAACACAGCGACAGAGTACACATTCACAATCAAACTACAGTATCACACACAGATCGACACTGACACCACGAACGCTGCACAAATGTAtctgacacagaaataaaagctgTAGCTTATTAAATACGATGCACCTTATTTTCCAGGACCAACTAGAAATATTCAAGATCATGATTCAAAACTGCTACGTTTATAAGCTTAAATTATTACACACTTTCCCCTCCCTGTCCacttttccagcctttatgccaCACCTGCCTCTGCAATCTGCAATCACATGGTAGTGGGCCAATCCCCTGTTCACAGATCAATGGCCATGCTCTTGCACTTAcgatgcttgttttttttttttttaaagacgaTGACTCAACTCACCTGTTTGTtggcaaacacaagcagcacgGCTTCCCTCAGCTCATCCTCAGCCAGCATTCGCATCAGCTCATCCTTGGCCTCACCAACACGCTCCCTGTCATTACTGTCCACCACAAAGATAAGGCCTGAAAATGGAAAGGAGGTGAGGTTTGTATGAAGAAGTGGATACAGTGGATAACAACAGGTTTGAAAAGATctaaaaacatcacaacaccTTGTGTGTTTTGGAAGTAATGCCTCCAGAGTGGCCTGATCTTGTCCTGACCGCCGACATCCCACACTGTAAAACTGATGTTCTTGTATTCTACCGTCTCAACATTAAAACCTGAGGAcgacaggaaaaacaaagagataaaaACGTCTGAGATGTCACAATGCATGGTCTTCTTACCAATGGCAGGACATCAGTCACTATAGGTGTTAAGTTATGGATTTCTCATGACGTTGCAGAATGGGACTCACCGATGGTAGGGATTGTGGTAACAATTTCTCCCAGTTTGAGCTTGTACAGGATGGTGGTCTTTCCAGCGGCATCCAGTCCGACCATCAAGatcctcatttcttttttgcCAAACAATTTAGAAAACAAGGATTGAAAAGCCCCCATCTTGGCTCACCTGTCGAAGGACAAACAATATTGAGTGGTCAGGTCTCTAAAATGCCGATAACACACGGTAAACGACGACAGAAAGGTTATCAAAGTGTTAAAGTTCCACCTTTGCAGCGGTTGTTGTCTTGATCAGAGCATCTTCCGATACAGAGTGCAATCCAATATGCATATTTACCTAAATGCTGATTGAATGCATCTGGCACATTGACGTAACAGCCACGCCCTCTTGAATCTGACACAACGTACTTTTCATGAACATCTTGTGAGGTTCTGATTCAAAAGCATTGAGTTTGTACGCTCAAATCGTTGAAGTTCTTCAAATTGGGCCCCTGATACTGATCCTCAGAATCAGCTCAGGGCCATCTCTACTATAAAGCcattcaaaaaccaaaaacaaaaggtGTAATCTatgtcttattttatcttaaatgGTAAATGTATATATGTCTACCTAGAAACTGCCATCAAAGACCAGAGGTCAAGAAACCAGGTCGGATGACAAACGCAGACCTGTATGTGGACCAGATGAACCAGACTTGAGTTTGCCCGGCATCACACCTTGT of the Chaetodon auriga isolate fChaAug3 chromosome 16, fChaAug3.hap1, whole genome shotgun sequence genome contains:
- the arf2a gene encoding ARF GTPase 2a, whose amino-acid sequence is MGAFQSLFSKLFGKKEMRILMVGLDAAGKTTILYKLKLGEIVTTIPTIGFNVETVEYKNISFTVWDVGGQDKIRPLWRHYFQNTQGLIFVVDSNDRERVGEAKDELMRMLAEDELREAVLLVFANKQDLPNAMNAAEITDKLSLHSLRNRTWYIQATCATSGDGLYEGLDWLSNNLKNAK